In Nocardioides sp. W7, the genomic stretch TCGTAGCCCTGCTGGGCCAGGCTGCCGAGCTGGTCGGCCGTCACCTGCCGGGCGGTGTACGCGTCCAGCCGCTGATCGCTGGCCGCGGCCGTCGCTGCGGCGGTAGCCGAGGGAGGCGCCAGGCCGACCCCGAGGGCGGCGACGACCGCCGCTGCAATGAGACAGGACGCGAGTCGACGCATGAGGACCTCCCGAGTGGATGTGACCCACGACACAATGCCACCGCCGGGGCGGGGCCGGGAAGAGCACAAATGCGGTATCTGGCGCCGGGTCAGACGCGGCCCGTGGTGCTCCATGCGGCCACGGCGTCGTGCGGTCCGGGGTCGAGGGCGACCAGGTACCTGCCCCGGACCGGACGGCCCGAGAACGACGGGGTGACGTCGACGCCGGCGGTCTGGTCGAGGGTCAGGTCGCCCAGCTTGACCAGCACCTCCTTACGGACCCACAGCTCGGCGAAGGCGCGCGGACGATCGGCCTGGTCGTCCAGCCAGACCCGCTCGCCGGCGGCGAGCGCGCCGAGCGGCAGCGCGCCGGTGCGCAGTGCGGCCAGGGACTCGAGGTCGACGGCGCACGGATCATCGTCGACGATGGCGGCGACCAGGCCGGCGGAGTGTGACCAGGCGACGTGCACGTCCAGGCCGACCACCACCGGGCGGCCGTGCGGACCTGCGCAGCGGGCGCAGGTCTGGGAGAACCGCACGTCGTCCGGCTCGGCGCCGGTGTGGTGCGCGACCAGCGCTCGCGCCAGCACCCGGCTCGCCAGGTAGTCGCGCCGGTCCTCGGGACGGTGGAGGCGGTCGGCGCGGGCTCGCTCCTCGGGGGTGGTCGCGACCGGGCCGGCCGCGAGGACGTCGACCGACGTCGCGATCAGCGCGTGTCGGTGGACCGGTCCCATAGGTCCATGCTCTCGCGGAGGGCCCGGGCCACCTCGCCGACCAGCGGCTCGCGGACCAGGTCGGGGTGGGTCCCGGGCAGCACGCGCACGTCCAGCGTGCCCTTCACGTACGGCGCCCAGCCCTGGACGTCGAGCCAGGTTTCGCTGCGCGGGGCGCCGGCGACGAAGGCCAGCACGTCGCCGGCCAGCACGCCGTGCTCGGAGGTGCGCACCAGGGTGGCACTCGTCACGACGTTGCGCATCGTGGCCTCGACGACCTCGCCCGGCAGTGCCGCGAACGCACTGCCCTCCTCGGCCAGCAGGGTCGCCACCCGGGTGCGGTCGAGCAGCTCGTCGGCGGTGACCCGGTGCTCGGCGCCCGCCATCCGCAGCAGGGCCCGCAGCGTCTCGGCCTCGTCCGGCACCGGCAGCGAGCGCCACTGGTCGCTCGGGTAGGAGTCCATCAGGGCGACGACCCCGACGTGCTGCCCCTCCTCGGACGCCATCGCCGCGACGGTGTGGGCCGCCATCCCGCCGATCGACCAGCCGACGAGGTGGAACGCGCCGTCACCGACGACCTCGCGGATCAGGGCGAGCTGGGCGCGCGCGAGGTCGCGCAGGTCGGCGGGCGGCGGCGCGGTCGAGCCGTCGAGTCCCTCGGCCTGGAGCGCGTGCACGGGCCGATCGGGGGAGAGGTGCGGCAGCAGCGCCGAGTAGCACCAGCCGAGACCGCCGGCCGGCGGCAGCGCGAAGAGCGGCGGCCGACCGGGGCCGGGGCGCAGGGTGAGCACGGGGTCCGTGTCGCGACCCCTGGAGTGCGTGCCCGAGCGTCGCGCGCGGACCAGCGCGGCCAGGGAGCGCGCGGTCGGAGCCGCGAAGACGTCCGCGAGCCGGAGCGGCACGCCGACGAGCGGCTCGAGCCGGGCCACGAGGCGCAGCACGAGCAGTGAGTGCGCGCCGAGGGTGAACACGTCGTCGTCGAGCCCGGCCGGGAGCCCGAGGAGGTCGGAGAGACACGCCACCACGTGCTGCTCGACGAGGTCGCCGGGCACGCTGGTCCGCGGCGTCGCGGTGGGGGACGGGCGCAGCGCCTCGAGCGCCCGCCGGTCGACCTTGCCGCTGCCGCCCAGCGGGAGCTCGGCGATCTCGTGCACCACGCTCGGGACCAGGTACGCCGGCAGTCGCGTACGGGTCGCCTCCCGCAGAGCATCGGTGTCGAGCCTGGCTCCCGGGCGCGGCACCACGAACGCCTCGAGCCGCACGTCGTCGCCGACCGTGACGGCGAGCGCCGTGGCGGAGAGGACCCCCGGGTCGAGGGCGAGGGCGGCCTCGACCTCGCCGGGCTCGACCCGCTGGCCGCGGATCTTCACCTGCTGGTCGCGGCGGCCCTCGTAGAGCAGCGCCCCGTCGGAGCGCCAGCGGGCGAGGTCGCCGGTGCGGTACATCCGCTCGCCGGGGTGGAACGGGTCGGGCCCGAACACCTCTGCCGTGAGGTCCGGCCGGCCGGCGTACCCCTCGGCGAGCTGGACCCCGGCGAGGTGCAGGTGGCCGACGACTCCGACGGGCACCGGGGCGTCGTCCTCGTCGAGCACGTAGCAGCGGGTGCCGGGCGTGGGCCGGCCGATCGGCACGACCTCGTCGTCCACGGACGTCTCCCAGGCGGTCACGTCGACCGCGGCCTCGGTCGGCCCGTAGAGGTTGGCCGGGGTGACCCCGAACGCCGCCCCCGACCGGACGACGAGATCGTGGGTCAGCGCCTCACCGCTGCACACCAGGTGGCGCACGCGCCGCGGGTGCCCCGCGAGCCGCCGTACCGAGGTGTCGTCGTCGAGGAAGGCCCGCAGCATCGACGGCACGAAGTGCAGGACGTCGACCCTCTCGTCGACGATCAGGTCGGCCAGGTAGCGGGGGTCGCGGTGCCCTCCGGGCTCGGCGACCACGATCCGGGCGCCCACCTGGAGCGGCCAGAACAGCTCCCACACCGACACGTCGAAGGTCGTCGGGGTCTTGTGCAGCACGGTGTCGCCGCCGCCGACGGGGTAGCGGTCCTGCATCCAGCGCAGCCGGTTGTCGATCGCGCGGTGCGTCACGACGACGCCCTTGGGACGGCCGGTCGAGCCGGACGTGAAGAGCACGTACGCGGGGTCGTCGAGCGCCGGCGGCCCGCCGGGAAGTGGCCGGTGCGCGGAGTCCGGAGCCACGTCCTCGGCCCGGTGCGCGGCGAGCAGCTCGGGTGTCAGTACGACGACCGCACCGGCGTCCGCGACCAGGTCGGTCACTCGCTGCTCGGGAGTCTCGGGGTCGATCGGCACGTAGGCGGCCCCGACCCGGTGGGCGGCCGAGATCGCGGCGAACAGGTCCAGGCTTCGGGGGAGCGCGACGCCGACGTGGCGCCTCGGCCCGGCACCGGCGGCCAGCAGCAGCGGCACGAGCCGGTCCGCCTCGCGGTCGAGGTCGGCGTAGGTCCACGTGCCCTCGGGGGCGCTGAGCGCCACCGCGTCGGGCGTGCGGTCACGCTGCTCGGCGAACGCCTCGGGCAGGGTGCGGGCCCGCCCCGACGGCGGAGCCGACGCGTTGAAGCCGTGGACGACGAGCGCGTGCTCCTCGTCGTCGAGCAGCGGCAGGTCGGCCACGAGCGTCGACGAGTCGGCCGCGGCGAAGGTGCGGGTCCAGGTGAGGAGCCGGCGCGCGGTGGTCGCGACGACGTCGGCGTCGTACAGGCGGGGGTTCGCGTCCACCTCGAGCCACACCGGACGACCCCGGCCGGGCATCCCGCGCACGGTCCAGGTGATGTCCTCGACGGGACCCGGGACCAGGTTGGCCACGGCGCCGGTGACGCCGCCGCCCAGGTCGAGGACGGTGTCGAAGGGCATCAGGTTGACCTGCGGCCCGAAGAGCTGGGTCGGCTCACCCGGCCGGGACCGGAGCGTCCGGGCCAGGTCCTCCTGGCGCACGTGGGCGCCGACGCGCAGGTCGGCCAGGCCGTCGCGCACCTGGGCGACGGTCTCGGCGATCGTCAGCCCGCGCGCACCGACCTGCAGGGGAAGGACGTTCATCGCCGTGCAGACCGTGCTCGCGGTGAGGTGGCTCCCGGTGCCGACCGTGAAGCGGTTCATCAGGGGTACGCCGATCCGCACCGCCTCGGGGCGCGACGGACAGAGCCGGGCGAGGTACGCCGCCAACGCCGCCTGCAGGACGTCCGTCCACGCCCCGCCACCGCGTCGGCCGGCCCCGACCCACGCCGCCTGGACGTCGTCGGGCACGGCGAGCCGGTGGCGCAGCGGGACCGGTGCGGGATCGGCGACGGCGCCGGCGAGGGAGGTGAGGCTGGTCATCGCGGCGAGCCGGGCGTCCCACACGGCGGGGTCGACCGGGCGGGCGAGATCCTCGCCGACCAGGTCCGCCAGCCGGGGCGGGGAGACCGGTTTCGGGGTGCCACGCAGGTGCTCGGCCACCCGGCGGGCGAGCATCAGGAAGCCGAACCCGTCGGTGACGACGTGGTGGGCGGCGTGGAACCACCAGCTCGTCCCCTGGTCAGCGACGTGCAGGACCGCCGACCGGACCACGTCTCCGGCGTCGAGCTCCATGGGCTGGGCGATCCGTCGCCTCATCCAGGCCTCCGCCTCCGCGGCGTCCGCGACGGCGACCTCCTCGGTCACCGACGGCGACCCGGACAGGACCTGTTGCACGGGACCGTCGGGGGAGGACCGCAGGCGCACGCGCAGCTGCTCGTGCTCGGCGTACGTCGCCCGCAGGGCGTCGGCGACGGCCCGGGCGTCCAGGCGGCCGGAGGCGCGGACCACCTCGGCGCTCGTGCACGCGGGACTGCCCGGGTCGAGCTCGTGGGCGAAGAACAGTCCGCGCTGGGCGGAGGTGAGCGGGAGCCAGCGGTCGGTCACGCGAGCACGGACATCCGGTCGAGCAGGAAGCCGACCGTGCCGTCGGCGGCGAGCTCGCCGAAGTCGACGTCGATCCCGTGGTCGGCGAGCTCGTCGAGCAAGGTGAAGCACCGCAGCGAGTCGAGCCCGGACTCGAAGAGGTTGCTCGACGGGTCGGCGACCAGCGCGAGCCCGACGGCCGGGTCGCCGAGCAGATCGGCCAGGCGCGGGGCCAGCCACGCCTCGGGGGAGCCCAGGGCCGGCGGAGCGATGGCGACACCCAGCCCCTCGAGCAGCCGGTCGACCGAGGTGACGACGCCGCCGGTACTGGCGACCTGGTCGAGCGCGCGGTCGTGCTCGATCGCGCCGAAGTCGGCCACGGCGTCCTCCGGAACGAACGGCTCGATGTCGCGCATCAGCGCGTCCAGCGCCGTCGCCTGCACCCCGATGTGCGCGTAGATGCCGGTGACGACGAGCTGGTCGCGACCCTCGGCGGCGAGCCACTCCTCCAGCGGGCTGCGCACGAACGCGCTGTAGCGGTGCTTGACGAGGACCTGCTCGCCGGCCAGCGGTCGAAGCGGGTCGATGATGTCGACGTCGGCCGCCGACGCCCCGATCCCCGGCCCCCACAGCCCGGTCAGCAGACCGCGCGACGCCGGATCCTGGGCACCGGGCTGGGCGGTGAAGACCACCGGTACGCCGACCCGCCGGGCCTGCTCGAGGAGCCGGGCCGTGCCGTCCACGGCCTCGACGTACGCCGGGCAGTCGGCGGCGTACGGACGCACGAAGTAGCGCTGCATGTCGTGCACGAGCAGCACGGCGCGCGCGGGGTCGATCTGCCAGGGTGCGCGGTTGACGCGCTGTCGTAGCGGGCGTTCGTAGCTGATGGCGTGGGGGAGCGGCATCGTCGGACTCCGTTCGGTGAAGGTCAGTGGGGGTCAGTGAGGGGCAGTGGTCGCGGACGGGAGGTGGTCGAGCAGGGAGCGGCGCAGGGCCTGGCGGCTGGTCTTACCGACGCCGGTGCTGGGGAACGACGCGACCAGGCGGACGTCGTCGGGGATCTTGTAGGCCGCGAGCCCGAGACCGCGCAGGTGTCGCCGCAGCTCGTCGGCCGTCAGGTCCGTGCCGTCCTCGGGGACGACGAAGGCGCAGCTGCGTTCGCCGAGGTACTCGTCGGGCACCCCGACGAGGGCCGCGTCGTGGACGGCCGGGTGCGTGAGCAGGAGGTTCTCGATCTCCTCGATGGCGATCTTGTCGCCACCGCGGTTGACCTGGTCCTTGGCCCGCCCGGTCACCTGGAGGTGCCCGCTCGGGAGCCGGCGCACGAGGTCGCCGGTCCGGTAGAAGCCGTCGGAGGTGAACGACCGGTCGTGCTCGGCGTCGATACCGTAGTAGCCGCGGATCGTGTACGGCCCCCGGGTCAGCAGGTGTCCCTCCTCGCCGGCCGCGACGGGCACGTCGTGGTCGTCGACGACGAGCACCTCGTCGTCCGGCGAGATCGGCCGACCCTGGGTGGTCGTGACGAGCTCGTCGGGATCGTCGAGTCGGGTGTAGTTGACCAGCCCCTCGGCCATGCCGAAGACCTGCTGCACGCGTGCCCCCAGGACGGGCGCCACGCGGGCGGCGACGCTGTCGGCCAGGCGGGCGCCGCCGACCTGCACGACGTCGAGCGTGCCGAGGTCGGCGCGGGTACGCCGCGCCGTCGAGAGCCAGGCCTGGAGCAGCGGCGGCACCAGTGAGGCCATCGTGACGCCGTGGGTCTCGATCAACGCGAACGCGGTGCGGGGGCTCGGGTCGGGTGCGAGGACGACGGAGCCGCCGCGGTCGAGCACCCCGAGGATGCCGGGCGAGCTCATGGCGAAGTTGTGGGCCGCTGGGAGCGCGACGAGCATCGTCGTGTCGGCAGTGACCTCGCAGATCGTGGCCGACTCGCGCACCGAGTAGAGGTAGTCGGCGTGGGTGCGGGGGATCAGCTTCGGCGTACCTGTGGTCCCGCCCGAGACCTGGAGGAAGGCGACCTGCTCGGCGTCGTCCTGGGTGGGCACGGTCCCGGACACGTGCGGCGCCGGAGAGGCGGGCGGGTCCTCGACGTCGAGGACGGCGTGCGCGCCGAGCGCGGACGACATGCCCGCGAAGTCGTGGCCCCAGCGGGTGCCCGCGACGACATGGGCCGCGGCGTCGGTCAGCCGGAGGAAGTGCCCGATCTCGTGCTCGCGGTGCGCGGGCAGCGCGAACACCGGCAGCGCGCCGAGGCGGAAGCAGGCGAAGATGCTGACGACGAAGTCGACGGTGTTGGGCAGCTGGACGACCACGCGGTCGCCGGCGACCACACCGCGCGCGCCGAACCAACCGGCCCAGGCACCCACCTCGGCCACCAGGTCGTCGTACGTCAGCTCGACGACGACCCCGGGCGTGGCGGCCCGGGCGCCGACGAGGGCGACGCGGTCACCGAAGCGGGCGGCCCGGTCGACCAGGAACGAGTCGAGCGTCTCGGGCTGCCAGTAGCCGGCCCGGCGGTAGCGCAGGGCTGCGTCGGCGGGCCAGAGCGTCACCGGGAGCAGCGGGCTGCGGGGCGTCACAGGCCGACCCCCCGCAGCATCGTGCGCAGCTTGGCGCCGGTCTCGGCGGTCTCCGAGGCGGGATCGGAGCCGGTCACGATGCCCGCTCCGGCGAACAGGTCGAGGCGGTGGTCGTGAAGCAGCCCGGCCCGGATCGTGACGACGAACGTGCCGTCGCCGTCCCGGCTCGTCCAGCCGACGGCCCCGGTCATCGGACCGCGCGGCGGCTCGAGCGCCGCGACCAGCTCGCGGGCGCGCTCGGTCGGCGTAC encodes the following:
- a CDS encoding amino acid adenylation domain-containing protein encodes the protein MTDRWLPLTSAQRGLFFAHELDPGSPACTSAEVVRASGRLDARAVADALRATYAEHEQLRVRLRSSPDGPVQQVLSGSPSVTEEVAVADAAEAEAWMRRRIAQPMELDAGDVVRSAVLHVADQGTSWWFHAAHHVVTDGFGFLMLARRVAEHLRGTPKPVSPPRLADLVGEDLARPVDPAVWDARLAAMTSLTSLAGAVADPAPVPLRHRLAVPDDVQAAWVGAGRRGGGAWTDVLQAALAAYLARLCPSRPEAVRIGVPLMNRFTVGTGSHLTASTVCTAMNVLPLQVGARGLTIAETVAQVRDGLADLRVGAHVRQEDLARTLRSRPGEPTQLFGPQVNLMPFDTVLDLGGGVTGAVANLVPGPVEDITWTVRGMPGRGRPVWLEVDANPRLYDADVVATTARRLLTWTRTFAAADSSTLVADLPLLDDEEHALVVHGFNASAPPSGRARTLPEAFAEQRDRTPDAVALSAPEGTWTYADLDREADRLVPLLLAAGAGPRRHVGVALPRSLDLFAAISAAHRVGAAYVPIDPETPEQRVTDLVADAGAVVVLTPELLAAHRAEDVAPDSAHRPLPGGPPALDDPAYVLFTSGSTGRPKGVVVTHRAIDNRLRWMQDRYPVGGGDTVLHKTPTTFDVSVWELFWPLQVGARIVVAEPGGHRDPRYLADLIVDERVDVLHFVPSMLRAFLDDDTSVRRLAGHPRRVRHLVCSGEALTHDLVVRSGAAFGVTPANLYGPTEAAVDVTAWETSVDDEVVPIGRPTPGTRCYVLDEDDAPVPVGVVGHLHLAGVQLAEGYAGRPDLTAEVFGPDPFHPGERMYRTGDLARWRSDGALLYEGRRDQQVKIRGQRVEPGEVEAALALDPGVLSATALAVTVGDDVRLEAFVVPRPGARLDTDALREATRTRLPAYLVPSVVHEIAELPLGGSGKVDRRALEALRPSPTATPRTSVPGDLVEQHVVACLSDLLGLPAGLDDDVFTLGAHSLLVLRLVARLEPLVGVPLRLADVFAAPTARSLAALVRARRSGTHSRGRDTDPVLTLRPGPGRPPLFALPPAGGLGWCYSALLPHLSPDRPVHALQAEGLDGSTAPPPADLRDLARAQLALIREVVGDGAFHLVGWSIGGMAAHTVAAMASEEGQHVGVVALMDSYPSDQWRSLPVPDEAETLRALLRMAGAEHRVTADELLDRTRVATLLAEEGSAFAALPGEVVEATMRNVVTSATLVRTSEHGVLAGDVLAFVAGAPRSETWLDVQGWAPYVKGTLDVRVLPGTHPDLVREPLVGEVARALRESMDLWDRSTDTR
- a CDS encoding isochorismatase family protein, giving the protein MPLPHAISYERPLRQRVNRAPWQIDPARAVLLVHDMQRYFVRPYAADCPAYVEAVDGTARLLEQARRVGVPVVFTAQPGAQDPASRGLLTGLWGPGIGASAADVDIIDPLRPLAGEQVLVKHRYSAFVRSPLEEWLAAEGRDQLVVTGIYAHIGVQATALDALMRDIEPFVPEDAVADFGAIEHDRALDQVASTGGVVTSVDRLLEGLGVAIAPPALGSPEAWLAPRLADLLGDPAVGLALVADPSSNLFESGLDSLRCFTLLDELADHGIDVDFGELAADGTVGFLLDRMSVLA
- a CDS encoding AMP-binding protein; this translates as MTPRSPLLPVTLWPADAALRYRRAGYWQPETLDSFLVDRAARFGDRVALVGARAATPGVVVELTYDDLVAEVGAWAGWFGARGVVAGDRVVVQLPNTVDFVVSIFACFRLGALPVFALPAHREHEIGHFLRLTDAAAHVVAGTRWGHDFAGMSSALGAHAVLDVEDPPASPAPHVSGTVPTQDDAEQVAFLQVSGGTTGTPKLIPRTHADYLYSVRESATICEVTADTTMLVALPAAHNFAMSSPGILGVLDRGGSVVLAPDPSPRTAFALIETHGVTMASLVPPLLQAWLSTARRTRADLGTLDVVQVGGARLADSVAARVAPVLGARVQQVFGMAEGLVNYTRLDDPDELVTTTQGRPISPDDEVLVVDDHDVPVAAGEEGHLLTRGPYTIRGYYGIDAEHDRSFTSDGFYRTGDLVRRLPSGHLQVTGRAKDQVNRGGDKIAIEEIENLLLTHPAVHDAALVGVPDEYLGERSCAFVVPEDGTDLTADELRRHLRGLGLAAYKIPDDVRLVASFPSTGVGKTSRQALRRSLLDHLPSATTAPH